In the Astatotilapia calliptera chromosome 5, fAstCal1.2, whole genome shotgun sequence genome, one interval contains:
- the znf740a gene encoding gastrula zinc finger protein XlCGF57.1 isoform X4: MSHLPSSSVRDHMKWAGLLGCEAVLSSMALMQASSMAAPPKKMMAPLGHAPPQREGPDRAPQSHMILPSGMSCPPLLIRKEGEFQAPRLLDEKEMRANEDMQQKKKNRKSVTPCKVREQEGRGGKGAGGDENGPSSKVQKNFICDHCYGAFRSGYHLKRHILIHTGEKPYACAVCDMRFIQRYHLERHSLIHTGVKPYACSMCDMRFFQRYHLARHSLTHTGVKPYACSMCDMRFFQRYHLARHSLTHTGVKPYACSMCDMRFFQRYHLARHTLTHTGVKPYACSMCDMRFFQRYHLARHSLTHTGVKPYACTMCDMRFIQRYQLERHSLTHTGVKPYACTMCDKRFFQRYHLARHSLTHMGVKPYACTMCDMKFFQRYHLARHSLTHTGVKPYACTMCDKRFFQRYHLARHSLTHMGVKPYACTMCDMKFFQRYHLARHSLTHTGVKPYACTMCDKRFFQRYHLARHSLTHMGVKPFACTMCDMRFVQRYHLARHSLTHTGVKPYACSMCDMRFIQRNHLERHSLTHTGEKPFACDMCDMRFIQRYHLERHKRVHSGEKPYQCERCQQNFSRTDRLLRHRRLCQGRGVAKVENQPCCEPRPYPQEPPPAPPTWSPLHPPPGRLAV; encoded by the exons ATGTCACATCTGCCCAGCAGCTCAGTCCGCGACCATATGAAATGG GCGGGGCTGCTTGGCTGCGAAGCGGTCCTGTCCAGTATGGCCCTGATGCAGGCCAGCTCCATGGCCGCTCCACCCAAAAAAATGATGGCTCCACTTGGCCATGCACCACCGCAGAGAGAGGGACCTGACCGCGCTCCTCAGAGCCATATGATCCTCCCATCTGGAATGAGCTGTCCACCCCTG CTTATCCGGAAGGAAGGTGAATTCCAAGCTCCCCGCCTGCTGGATGAGAAAGAGATGAGGGCCAACGAGGAcatgcagcagaaaaaaaagaacaggaaaTCAGTAACGCCCTGTAAAGTGAGAGAACAAGAAGGAAGGGGAGGGAAG GGCGCAGGTGGCGATGAGAATGGTCCATCATCCAAAGTGCAGAAAAACTTTATTTGTGATCACTGTTACGGAGCGTTTAGGAGTGGATACCACCTCAAAAGACACATCCTCATTCATACAG GGGAGAAGCCGTATGCTTGTGCCGTATGTGACATGAGGTTTATTCAGCGTTACCACCTGGAGAGACACAGCCTCATTCACACGG GGGTGAAGCCGTACGCTTGCTCCATGTGTGACATGAGGTTCTTCCAACGTTATCATCTGGCAAGACACAGCCTCACTCATACTG GGGTGAAGCCATACGCTTGCTCCATGTGTGATATGAGATTTTTCCAACGCTACCACTTGGCAAGACACAGCCTCACTCACACGG ggGTGAAGCCATATGCTTGCTCTATGTGTGACATGAGATTTTTCCAGAGATACCACCTGGCAAGACACACTCTCACCCATACGG GGGTGAAGCCATACGCTTGCTCCATGTGTGACATGAGGTTCTTCCAGCGTTACCATTTGGCAAGACACAGCCTCACTCATACTG GAGTGAAGCCATATGCTTGCACCATGTGTGACATGAGGTTTATACAACGTTACCAACTGGAGAGACACAGTCTCACTCATACAG GGGTGAAGCCGTACGCTTGCACCATGTGTGACAAGAGGTTTTTTCAGCGCTACCACCTGGCGAGACACAGCCTCACTCATATGG GTGTGAAACCTTACGCTTGTACCATGTGTGACATGAAGTTTTTTCAGCGTTACCACCTGGCGAGACACAGCCTCACTCATACGG GTGTGAAACCTTATGCTTGCACCATGTGTGACAAGAGGTTTTTTCAGCGCTACCACCTGGCGAGACACAGCCTCACTCATATGG GTGTGAAACCTTACGCTTGTACCATGTGTGACATGAAGTTTTTTCAACGTTACCACCTGGCAAGACACAGCCTCACACATACGG GTGTGAAACCTTATGCTTGCACCATGTGTGACAAGAGGTTTTTTCAGCGCTACCACCTGGCGAGACACAGCCTCACTCATATGG GTGTGAAACCTTTTGCTTGTACCATGTGTGACATGAGGTTTGTTCAGCGTTACCACCTGGCGAGACACAGCCTCACTCATACGG gGGTGAAGCCGTATGCTTGTTCCATGTGTGACATGAGGTTTATTCAGCGTAACCACCTGGAGAGACACAGCCTCACTCATACGG GAGAGAAGCCATTTGCTTGTGACATGTGTGATATGAGGTTTATTCAGCGCTACCACCTTGAGAGACACAAGCGTGTCCATAGTGGAGAGAAGCCTTACCAGTGTGAACGGTGCCAGCAG
- the znf740a gene encoding gastrula zinc finger protein XlCGF57.1 isoform X8: MSHLPSSSVRDHMKWAGLLGCEAVLSSMALMQASSMAAPPKKMMAPLGHAPPQREGPDRAPQSHMILPSGMSCPPLLIRKEGEFQAPRLLDEKEMRANEDMQQKKKNRKSVTPCKVREQEGRGGKGAGGDENGPSSKVQKNFICDHCYGAFRSGYHLKRHILIHTGVKPYACSMCDMRFFQRYHLERHRLTHTGVKPYACSMCDMRFFQRYHLARHSLTHTGVKPYACSMCDMRFFQRYHLARHSLTHTGVKPYACSMCDMRFFQRYHLARHTLTHTGVKPYACSMCDMRFFQRYHLARHSLTHTGVKPYACTMCDMRFIQRYQLERHSLTHTGVKPYACTMCDKRFFQRYHLARHSLTHMGVKPYACTMCDMKFFQRYHLARHSLTHTGVKPYACTMCDKRFFQRYHLARHSLTHMGVKPYACTMCDMKFFQRYHLARHSLTHTGVKPYACTMCDKRFFQRYHLARHSLTHMGVKPFACTMCDMRFVQRYHLARHSLTHTGVKPYACSMCDMRFIQRNHLERHSLTHTGEKPFACDMCDMRFIQRYHLERHKRVHSGEKPYQCERCQQNFSRTDRLLRHRRLCQGRGVAKVENQPCCEPRPYPQEPPPAPPTWSPLHPPPGRLAV; the protein is encoded by the exons ATGTCACATCTGCCCAGCAGCTCAGTCCGCGACCATATGAAATGG GCGGGGCTGCTTGGCTGCGAAGCGGTCCTGTCCAGTATGGCCCTGATGCAGGCCAGCTCCATGGCCGCTCCACCCAAAAAAATGATGGCTCCACTTGGCCATGCACCACCGCAGAGAGAGGGACCTGACCGCGCTCCTCAGAGCCATATGATCCTCCCATCTGGAATGAGCTGTCCACCCCTG CTTATCCGGAAGGAAGGTGAATTCCAAGCTCCCCGCCTGCTGGATGAGAAAGAGATGAGGGCCAACGAGGAcatgcagcagaaaaaaaagaacaggaaaTCAGTAACGCCCTGTAAAGTGAGAGAACAAGAAGGAAGGGGAGGGAAG GGCGCAGGTGGCGATGAGAATGGTCCATCATCCAAAGTGCAGAAAAACTTTATTTGTGATCACTGTTACGGAGCGTTTAGGAGTGGATACCACCTCAAAAGACACATCCTCATTCATACAG gGGTGAAGCCGTACGCTTGTTCCATGTGTGACATGAGATTTTTCCAGCGTTACCACCTGGAGAGACACAGACTCACTCATACGG GGGTGAAGCCGTACGCTTGCTCCATGTGTGACATGAGGTTCTTCCAACGTTATCATCTGGCAAGACACAGCCTCACTCATACTG GGGTGAAGCCATACGCTTGCTCCATGTGTGATATGAGATTTTTCCAACGCTACCACTTGGCAAGACACAGCCTCACTCACACGG ggGTGAAGCCATATGCTTGCTCTATGTGTGACATGAGATTTTTCCAGAGATACCACCTGGCAAGACACACTCTCACCCATACGG GGGTGAAGCCATACGCTTGCTCCATGTGTGACATGAGGTTCTTCCAGCGTTACCATTTGGCAAGACACAGCCTCACTCATACTG GAGTGAAGCCATATGCTTGCACCATGTGTGACATGAGGTTTATACAACGTTACCAACTGGAGAGACACAGTCTCACTCATACAG GGGTGAAGCCGTACGCTTGCACCATGTGTGACAAGAGGTTTTTTCAGCGCTACCACCTGGCGAGACACAGCCTCACTCATATGG GTGTGAAACCTTACGCTTGTACCATGTGTGACATGAAGTTTTTTCAGCGTTACCACCTGGCGAGACACAGCCTCACTCATACGG GTGTGAAACCTTATGCTTGCACCATGTGTGACAAGAGGTTTTTTCAGCGCTACCACCTGGCGAGACACAGCCTCACTCATATGG GTGTGAAACCTTACGCTTGTACCATGTGTGACATGAAGTTTTTTCAACGTTACCACCTGGCAAGACACAGCCTCACACATACGG GTGTGAAACCTTATGCTTGCACCATGTGTGACAAGAGGTTTTTTCAGCGCTACCACCTGGCGAGACACAGCCTCACTCATATGG GTGTGAAACCTTTTGCTTGTACCATGTGTGACATGAGGTTTGTTCAGCGTTACCACCTGGCGAGACACAGCCTCACTCATACGG gGGTGAAGCCGTATGCTTGTTCCATGTGTGACATGAGGTTTATTCAGCGTAACCACCTGGAGAGACACAGCCTCACTCATACGG GAGAGAAGCCATTTGCTTGTGACATGTGTGATATGAGGTTTATTCAGCGCTACCACCTTGAGAGACACAAGCGTGTCCATAGTGGAGAGAAGCCTTACCAGTGTGAACGGTGCCAGCAG
- the znf740a gene encoding gastrula zinc finger protein XlCGF57.1 isoform X7, producing MSHLPSSSVRDHMKWAGLLGCEAVLSSMALMQASSMAAPPKKMMAPLGHAPPQREGPDRAPQSHMILPSGMSCPPLLIRKEGEFQAPRLLDEKEMRANEDMQQKKKNRKSVTPCKVREQEGRGGKGAGGDENGPSSKVQKNFICDHCYGAFRSGYHLKRHILIHTGEKPYACAVCDMRFIQRYHLERHSLIHTGVKPYACSMCDMRFFQRYHLERHRLTHTGVKPYACSMCDMRFFQRYHLARHSLTHTGVKPYACSMCDMRFFQRYHLARHTLTHTGVKPYACSMCDMRFFQRYHLARHSLTHTGVKPYACTMCDMRFIQRYQLERHSLTHTGVKPYACTMCDKRFFQRYHLARHSLTHMGVKPYACTMCDMKFFQRYHLARHSLTHTGVKPYACTMCDKRFFQRYHLARHSLTHMGVKPYACTMCDMKFFQRYHLARHSLTHTGVKPYACTMCDKRFFQRYHLARHSLTHMGVKPFACTMCDMRFVQRYHLARHSLTHTGVKPYACSMCDMRFIQRNHLERHSLTHTGEKPFACDMCDMRFIQRYHLERHKRVHSGEKPYQCERCQQNFSRTDRLLRHRRLCQGRGVAKVENQPCCEPRPYPQEPPPAPPTWSPLHPPPGRLAV from the exons ATGTCACATCTGCCCAGCAGCTCAGTCCGCGACCATATGAAATGG GCGGGGCTGCTTGGCTGCGAAGCGGTCCTGTCCAGTATGGCCCTGATGCAGGCCAGCTCCATGGCCGCTCCACCCAAAAAAATGATGGCTCCACTTGGCCATGCACCACCGCAGAGAGAGGGACCTGACCGCGCTCCTCAGAGCCATATGATCCTCCCATCTGGAATGAGCTGTCCACCCCTG CTTATCCGGAAGGAAGGTGAATTCCAAGCTCCCCGCCTGCTGGATGAGAAAGAGATGAGGGCCAACGAGGAcatgcagcagaaaaaaaagaacaggaaaTCAGTAACGCCCTGTAAAGTGAGAGAACAAGAAGGAAGGGGAGGGAAG GGCGCAGGTGGCGATGAGAATGGTCCATCATCCAAAGTGCAGAAAAACTTTATTTGTGATCACTGTTACGGAGCGTTTAGGAGTGGATACCACCTCAAAAGACACATCCTCATTCATACAG GGGAGAAGCCGTATGCTTGTGCCGTATGTGACATGAGGTTTATTCAGCGTTACCACCTGGAGAGACACAGCCTCATTCACACGG gGGTGAAGCCGTACGCTTGTTCCATGTGTGACATGAGATTTTTCCAGCGTTACCACCTGGAGAGACACAGACTCACTCATACGG GGGTGAAGCCGTACGCTTGCTCCATGTGTGACATGAGGTTCTTCCAACGTTATCATCTGGCAAGACACAGCCTCACTCATACTG ggGTGAAGCCATATGCTTGCTCTATGTGTGACATGAGATTTTTCCAGAGATACCACCTGGCAAGACACACTCTCACCCATACGG GGGTGAAGCCATACGCTTGCTCCATGTGTGACATGAGGTTCTTCCAGCGTTACCATTTGGCAAGACACAGCCTCACTCATACTG GAGTGAAGCCATATGCTTGCACCATGTGTGACATGAGGTTTATACAACGTTACCAACTGGAGAGACACAGTCTCACTCATACAG GGGTGAAGCCGTACGCTTGCACCATGTGTGACAAGAGGTTTTTTCAGCGCTACCACCTGGCGAGACACAGCCTCACTCATATGG GTGTGAAACCTTACGCTTGTACCATGTGTGACATGAAGTTTTTTCAGCGTTACCACCTGGCGAGACACAGCCTCACTCATACGG GTGTGAAACCTTATGCTTGCACCATGTGTGACAAGAGGTTTTTTCAGCGCTACCACCTGGCGAGACACAGCCTCACTCATATGG GTGTGAAACCTTACGCTTGTACCATGTGTGACATGAAGTTTTTTCAACGTTACCACCTGGCAAGACACAGCCTCACACATACGG GTGTGAAACCTTATGCTTGCACCATGTGTGACAAGAGGTTTTTTCAGCGCTACCACCTGGCGAGACACAGCCTCACTCATATGG GTGTGAAACCTTTTGCTTGTACCATGTGTGACATGAGGTTTGTTCAGCGTTACCACCTGGCGAGACACAGCCTCACTCATACGG gGGTGAAGCCGTATGCTTGTTCCATGTGTGACATGAGGTTTATTCAGCGTAACCACCTGGAGAGACACAGCCTCACTCATACGG GAGAGAAGCCATTTGCTTGTGACATGTGTGATATGAGGTTTATTCAGCGCTACCACCTTGAGAGACACAAGCGTGTCCATAGTGGAGAGAAGCCTTACCAGTGTGAACGGTGCCAGCAG
- the znf740a gene encoding zinc finger protein 2 isoform X9 has translation MSHLPSSSVRDHMKWAGLLGCEAVLSSMALMQASSMAAPPKKMMAPLGHAPPQREGPDRAPQSHMILPSGMSCPPLLIRKEGEFQAPRLLDEKEMRANEDMQQKKKNRKSVTPCKVREQEGRGGKGAGGDENGPSSKVQKNFICDHCYGAFRSGYHLKRHILIHTGEKPYACAVCDMRFIQRYHLERHSLIHTGVKPYACSMCDMRFFQRYHLERHRLTHTGVKPYACSMCDMRFFQRYHLARHSLTHTGVKPYACSMCDMRFFQRYHLARHSLTHTGVKPYACSMCDMRFFQRYHLARHTLTHTGVKPYACSMCDMRFFQRYHLARHSLTHTGVKPYACTMCDMRFIQRYQLERHSLTHTGVKPYACTMCDKRFFQRYHLARHSLTHMGVKPYACTMCDMKFFQRYHLARHSLTHTGVKPYACTMCDKRFFQRYHLARHSLTHMGVKPYACTMCDMKFFQRYHLARHSLTHTGVKPYACTMCDKRFFQRYHLARHSLTHMGEKPFACDMCDMRFIQRYHLERHKRVHSGEKPYQCERCQQNFSRTDRLLRHRRLCQGRGVAKVENQPCCEPRPYPQEPPPAPPTWSPLHPPPGRLAV, from the exons ATGTCACATCTGCCCAGCAGCTCAGTCCGCGACCATATGAAATGG GCGGGGCTGCTTGGCTGCGAAGCGGTCCTGTCCAGTATGGCCCTGATGCAGGCCAGCTCCATGGCCGCTCCACCCAAAAAAATGATGGCTCCACTTGGCCATGCACCACCGCAGAGAGAGGGACCTGACCGCGCTCCTCAGAGCCATATGATCCTCCCATCTGGAATGAGCTGTCCACCCCTG CTTATCCGGAAGGAAGGTGAATTCCAAGCTCCCCGCCTGCTGGATGAGAAAGAGATGAGGGCCAACGAGGAcatgcagcagaaaaaaaagaacaggaaaTCAGTAACGCCCTGTAAAGTGAGAGAACAAGAAGGAAGGGGAGGGAAG GGCGCAGGTGGCGATGAGAATGGTCCATCATCCAAAGTGCAGAAAAACTTTATTTGTGATCACTGTTACGGAGCGTTTAGGAGTGGATACCACCTCAAAAGACACATCCTCATTCATACAG GGGAGAAGCCGTATGCTTGTGCCGTATGTGACATGAGGTTTATTCAGCGTTACCACCTGGAGAGACACAGCCTCATTCACACGG gGGTGAAGCCGTACGCTTGTTCCATGTGTGACATGAGATTTTTCCAGCGTTACCACCTGGAGAGACACAGACTCACTCATACGG GGGTGAAGCCGTACGCTTGCTCCATGTGTGACATGAGGTTCTTCCAACGTTATCATCTGGCAAGACACAGCCTCACTCATACTG GGGTGAAGCCATACGCTTGCTCCATGTGTGATATGAGATTTTTCCAACGCTACCACTTGGCAAGACACAGCCTCACTCACACGG ggGTGAAGCCATATGCTTGCTCTATGTGTGACATGAGATTTTTCCAGAGATACCACCTGGCAAGACACACTCTCACCCATACGG GGGTGAAGCCATACGCTTGCTCCATGTGTGACATGAGGTTCTTCCAGCGTTACCATTTGGCAAGACACAGCCTCACTCATACTG GAGTGAAGCCATATGCTTGCACCATGTGTGACATGAGGTTTATACAACGTTACCAACTGGAGAGACACAGTCTCACTCATACAG GGGTGAAGCCGTACGCTTGCACCATGTGTGACAAGAGGTTTTTTCAGCGCTACCACCTGGCGAGACACAGCCTCACTCATATGG GTGTGAAACCTTACGCTTGTACCATGTGTGACATGAAGTTTTTTCAGCGTTACCACCTGGCGAGACACAGCCTCACTCATACGG GTGTGAAACCTTATGCTTGCACCATGTGTGACAAGAGGTTTTTTCAGCGCTACCACCTGGCGAGACACAGCCTCACTCATATGG GTGTGAAACCTTACGCTTGTACCATGTGTGACATGAAGTTTTTTCAACGTTACCACCTGGCAAGACACAGCCTCACACATACGG GTGTGAAACCTTATGCTTGCACCATGTGTGACAAGAGGTTTTTTCAGCGCTACCACCTGGCGAGACACAGCCTCACTCATATGG GAGAGAAGCCATTTGCTTGTGACATGTGTGATATGAGGTTTATTCAGCGCTACCACCTTGAGAGACACAAGCGTGTCCATAGTGGAGAGAAGCCTTACCAGTGTGAACGGTGCCAGCAG
- the znf740a gene encoding gastrula zinc finger protein XlCGF58.1 isoform X1, which produces MSHLPSSSVRDHMKWAGLLGCEAVLSSMALMQASSMAAPPKKMMAPLGHAPPQREGPDRAPQSHMILPSGMSCPPLLIRKEGEFQAPRLLDEKEMRANEDMQQKKKNRKSVTPCKVREQEGRGGKGAGGDENGPSSKVQKNFICDHCYGAFRSGYHLKRHILIHTGEKPYACAVCDMRFIQRYHLERHSLIHTGVKPYACSMCDMRFFQRYHLERHRLTHTGVKPYACSMCDMRFFQRYHLARHSLTHTGVKPYACSMCDMRFFQRYHLARHSLTHTGVKPYACSMCDMRFFQRYHLARHTLTHTGVKPYACSMCDMRFFQRYHLARHSLTHTGVKPYACTMCDMRFIQRYQLERHSLTHTGVKPYACTMCDKRFFQRYHLARHSLTHMGVKPYACTMCDMKFFQRYHLARHSLTHTGVKPYACTMCDKRFFQRYHLARHSLTHMGVKPYACTMCDMKFFQRYHLARHSLTHTGVKPYACTMCDKRFFQRYHLARHSLTHMGVKPFACTMCDMRFVQRYHLARHSLTHTGVKPYACSMCDMRFIQRNHLERHSLTHTGEKPFACDMCDMRFIQRYHLERHKRVHSGEKPYQCERCQQNFSRTDRLLRHRRLCQGRGVAKVENQPCCEPRPYPQEPPPAPPTWSPLHPPPGRLAV; this is translated from the exons ATGTCACATCTGCCCAGCAGCTCAGTCCGCGACCATATGAAATGG GCGGGGCTGCTTGGCTGCGAAGCGGTCCTGTCCAGTATGGCCCTGATGCAGGCCAGCTCCATGGCCGCTCCACCCAAAAAAATGATGGCTCCACTTGGCCATGCACCACCGCAGAGAGAGGGACCTGACCGCGCTCCTCAGAGCCATATGATCCTCCCATCTGGAATGAGCTGTCCACCCCTG CTTATCCGGAAGGAAGGTGAATTCCAAGCTCCCCGCCTGCTGGATGAGAAAGAGATGAGGGCCAACGAGGAcatgcagcagaaaaaaaagaacaggaaaTCAGTAACGCCCTGTAAAGTGAGAGAACAAGAAGGAAGGGGAGGGAAG GGCGCAGGTGGCGATGAGAATGGTCCATCATCCAAAGTGCAGAAAAACTTTATTTGTGATCACTGTTACGGAGCGTTTAGGAGTGGATACCACCTCAAAAGACACATCCTCATTCATACAG GGGAGAAGCCGTATGCTTGTGCCGTATGTGACATGAGGTTTATTCAGCGTTACCACCTGGAGAGACACAGCCTCATTCACACGG gGGTGAAGCCGTACGCTTGTTCCATGTGTGACATGAGATTTTTCCAGCGTTACCACCTGGAGAGACACAGACTCACTCATACGG GGGTGAAGCCGTACGCTTGCTCCATGTGTGACATGAGGTTCTTCCAACGTTATCATCTGGCAAGACACAGCCTCACTCATACTG GGGTGAAGCCATACGCTTGCTCCATGTGTGATATGAGATTTTTCCAACGCTACCACTTGGCAAGACACAGCCTCACTCACACGG ggGTGAAGCCATATGCTTGCTCTATGTGTGACATGAGATTTTTCCAGAGATACCACCTGGCAAGACACACTCTCACCCATACGG GGGTGAAGCCATACGCTTGCTCCATGTGTGACATGAGGTTCTTCCAGCGTTACCATTTGGCAAGACACAGCCTCACTCATACTG GAGTGAAGCCATATGCTTGCACCATGTGTGACATGAGGTTTATACAACGTTACCAACTGGAGAGACACAGTCTCACTCATACAG GGGTGAAGCCGTACGCTTGCACCATGTGTGACAAGAGGTTTTTTCAGCGCTACCACCTGGCGAGACACAGCCTCACTCATATGG GTGTGAAACCTTACGCTTGTACCATGTGTGACATGAAGTTTTTTCAGCGTTACCACCTGGCGAGACACAGCCTCACTCATACGG GTGTGAAACCTTATGCTTGCACCATGTGTGACAAGAGGTTTTTTCAGCGCTACCACCTGGCGAGACACAGCCTCACTCATATGG GTGTGAAACCTTACGCTTGTACCATGTGTGACATGAAGTTTTTTCAACGTTACCACCTGGCAAGACACAGCCTCACACATACGG GTGTGAAACCTTATGCTTGCACCATGTGTGACAAGAGGTTTTTTCAGCGCTACCACCTGGCGAGACACAGCCTCACTCATATGG GTGTGAAACCTTTTGCTTGTACCATGTGTGACATGAGGTTTGTTCAGCGTTACCACCTGGCGAGACACAGCCTCACTCATACGG gGGTGAAGCCGTATGCTTGTTCCATGTGTGACATGAGGTTTATTCAGCGTAACCACCTGGAGAGACACAGCCTCACTCATACGG GAGAGAAGCCATTTGCTTGTGACATGTGTGATATGAGGTTTATTCAGCGCTACCACCTTGAGAGACACAAGCGTGTCCATAGTGGAGAGAAGCCTTACCAGTGTGAACGGTGCCAGCAG
- the znf740a gene encoding zinc finger protein 2 isoform X5 translates to MSHLPSSSVRDHMKWAGLLGCEAVLSSMALMQASSMAAPPKKMMAPLGHAPPQREGPDRAPQSHMILPSGMSCPPLLIRKEGEFQAPRLLDEKEMRANEDMQQKKKNRKSVTPCKVREQEGRGGKGAGGDENGPSSKVQKNFICDHCYGAFRSGYHLKRHILIHTGEKPYACAVCDMRFIQRYHLERHSLIHTGVKPYACSMCDMRFFQRYHLERHRLTHTGVKPYACSMCDMRFFQRYHLARHSLTHTGVKPYACSMCDMRFFQRYHLARHSLTHTGVKPYACSMCDMRFFQRYHLARHTLTHTGVKPYACSMCDMRFFQRYHLARHSLTHTGVKPYACTMCDMRFIQRYQLERHSLTHTGVKPYACTMCDKRFFQRYHLARHSLTHMGVKPYACTMCDMKFFQRYHLARHSLTHTGVKPYACTMCDKRFFQRYHLARHSLTHMGVKPYACTMCDMKFFQRYHLARHSLTHTGVKPYACTMCDKRFFQRYHLARHSLTHMGVKPFACTMCDMRFVQRYHLARHSLTHTGEKPFACDMCDMRFIQRYHLERHKRVHSGEKPYQCERCQQNFSRTDRLLRHRRLCQGRGVAKVENQPCCEPRPYPQEPPPAPPTWSPLHPPPGRLAV, encoded by the exons ATGTCACATCTGCCCAGCAGCTCAGTCCGCGACCATATGAAATGG GCGGGGCTGCTTGGCTGCGAAGCGGTCCTGTCCAGTATGGCCCTGATGCAGGCCAGCTCCATGGCCGCTCCACCCAAAAAAATGATGGCTCCACTTGGCCATGCACCACCGCAGAGAGAGGGACCTGACCGCGCTCCTCAGAGCCATATGATCCTCCCATCTGGAATGAGCTGTCCACCCCTG CTTATCCGGAAGGAAGGTGAATTCCAAGCTCCCCGCCTGCTGGATGAGAAAGAGATGAGGGCCAACGAGGAcatgcagcagaaaaaaaagaacaggaaaTCAGTAACGCCCTGTAAAGTGAGAGAACAAGAAGGAAGGGGAGGGAAG GGCGCAGGTGGCGATGAGAATGGTCCATCATCCAAAGTGCAGAAAAACTTTATTTGTGATCACTGTTACGGAGCGTTTAGGAGTGGATACCACCTCAAAAGACACATCCTCATTCATACAG GGGAGAAGCCGTATGCTTGTGCCGTATGTGACATGAGGTTTATTCAGCGTTACCACCTGGAGAGACACAGCCTCATTCACACGG gGGTGAAGCCGTACGCTTGTTCCATGTGTGACATGAGATTTTTCCAGCGTTACCACCTGGAGAGACACAGACTCACTCATACGG GGGTGAAGCCGTACGCTTGCTCCATGTGTGACATGAGGTTCTTCCAACGTTATCATCTGGCAAGACACAGCCTCACTCATACTG GGGTGAAGCCATACGCTTGCTCCATGTGTGATATGAGATTTTTCCAACGCTACCACTTGGCAAGACACAGCCTCACTCACACGG ggGTGAAGCCATATGCTTGCTCTATGTGTGACATGAGATTTTTCCAGAGATACCACCTGGCAAGACACACTCTCACCCATACGG GGGTGAAGCCATACGCTTGCTCCATGTGTGACATGAGGTTCTTCCAGCGTTACCATTTGGCAAGACACAGCCTCACTCATACTG GAGTGAAGCCATATGCTTGCACCATGTGTGACATGAGGTTTATACAACGTTACCAACTGGAGAGACACAGTCTCACTCATACAG GGGTGAAGCCGTACGCTTGCACCATGTGTGACAAGAGGTTTTTTCAGCGCTACCACCTGGCGAGACACAGCCTCACTCATATGG GTGTGAAACCTTACGCTTGTACCATGTGTGACATGAAGTTTTTTCAGCGTTACCACCTGGCGAGACACAGCCTCACTCATACGG GTGTGAAACCTTATGCTTGCACCATGTGTGACAAGAGGTTTTTTCAGCGCTACCACCTGGCGAGACACAGCCTCACTCATATGG GTGTGAAACCTTACGCTTGTACCATGTGTGACATGAAGTTTTTTCAACGTTACCACCTGGCAAGACACAGCCTCACACATACGG GTGTGAAACCTTATGCTTGCACCATGTGTGACAAGAGGTTTTTTCAGCGCTACCACCTGGCGAGACACAGCCTCACTCATATGG GTGTGAAACCTTTTGCTTGTACCATGTGTGACATGAGGTTTGTTCAGCGTTACCACCTGGCGAGACACAGCCTCACTCATACGG GAGAGAAGCCATTTGCTTGTGACATGTGTGATATGAGGTTTATTCAGCGCTACCACCTTGAGAGACACAAGCGTGTCCATAGTGGAGAGAAGCCTTACCAGTGTGAACGGTGCCAGCAG